One Caldisericota bacterium genomic window, TCGATTAGTTTTGAGTTGAATGCATTAATATTTGTAGCTAATAGATTAAGGTGGTTGTTGATGAATTCTTCCTGTAATGTTCTGTTTGATCTTTCTACGTATCCATTGATCCTTGGGTCTGTGAAATAGATAAAGAGGTGTTTGATATGTTTAGTTTTAAGGTATTGATCGAATGCACCTAGGTATTCAGAACCATTGTCAGTCTGGACAGTTGTTATTCCGCTCTCACCCGGATATACAGTTTCAAGTTTCTTCATAAACTTAACTGTGTTTTTACTGTTTGCTGATTCAAATGCATGAGAGAACTGGAATCTTGAATTAATATCAACTGCATTATAGATATAGAGCTTCA contains:
- a CDS encoding integrase core domain-containing protein encodes the protein KLYIYNAVDINSRFQFSHAFESANSKNTVKFMKKLETVYPGESGITTVQTDNGSEYLGAFDQYLKTKHIKHLFIYFTDPRINGYVERSNRTLQEEFINNHLNLLATNINAFNSKLIDYLIWYNTKRVHKGLNNLSPIDFLKTLSGVSNVCNSYISLTNR